The following proteins are encoded in a genomic region of Haemorhous mexicanus isolate bHaeMex1 chromosome 11, bHaeMex1.pri, whole genome shotgun sequence:
- the ARPC4 gene encoding actin-related protein 2/3 complex subunit 4: MTATLRPYLNAVRATLQAALCLENFSSQVVERHNKPEVEVRSSKELLLQPVIISRNEKEKVLIEGSINSVRVSIAVKQADEIEKILCHKFMRFMMMRAENFFILRRKPVEGYDISFLITNFHTEQMYKHKLVDFVIHFMEEIDKEISEMKLSVNARARIVAEEFLKNF, from the exons ATG aCTGCCACGCTGCGCCCGTACCTGAACGCGGTGCGCGCTACGCTGCAGGCCGCGCTGTGCCTGGAGAACTTCTCCTCGCAGGTGGTGGAGCGGCACAACAAGCCCGAGGTGGAAGTCAG GAGCAGCAAAGAGCTGCTGTTGCAGCCGGTGATCATCAGCAGGAACGAGAAGGAGAAGGTGCTCATCGAAGGCTCTATTAACTCTGTGCGCGTCAGCATTGCCGTGAAGCAG gCTGACGAGATCGAGAAGATCTTGTGCCACAAATTCATGCGCTTTATGATGATGAGGGCTGAGAACTTCTTTATTCTGCGCAGGAAGCCCGTGGAG GGTTATGATATCAGCTTCTTGATCACAAACTTCCACACGGAGCAGATGTACAAGCACAAGCTGGTGGACTTTGTCATCCACTTCATGGAGGAGATTGACAAGGAAATCAGCGAGATGAAACTCTCTGTCAATGCGAGGGCCCGCATCGTGGCAGAGGAGTTCCTTAAGAAC TTTTAG
- the OGG1 gene encoding N-glycosylase/DNA lyase isoform X2, whose translation MKLRDAPSACPSLWRWLPCPPAELRLDLVLSSGQSFRWWESSPGAWTGVLGGRVWTLRQDGDRLWYTVYGEDDEHEGEEERDGCPAKAAELNASETDRILRDYFQLDVGLSALYHAWGAADPLFRKVANDFPGVRVLRQDPVECLFSFICTSNNHISRITAMIERLCQAFGRRLCCLGSRPFHAFPSLSALTGADAEARLRALGFGYRAKFVCGSARAIAEGLGPEGLCQLRTAPYAEARRVLCALPGVGAKATSSGSCGALVQAGRRQSCSVPTSARARSQPAASIRPERAEAGAAMGVGSSRDTPGGTET comes from the exons ATGAAGCTGCGGGACGCCCCTTCCgcctgcccatccctgtggcGCTGGTTGCCGTGCCCGCCTGCCGAGCTGCGCCTGGACCTGGTGCTCTCCTCGGGACAGAGCTTCCG GTGGTGGGAGAGCAGCCCGGGGGCGTGGACGGGTGTGCTAGGGGGCCGCGTCTGGACACTGCGGCAGGATGGGGACCGACTCTGGTACACGGTGTACGGCGAGGATGATGAGCACGAGGGGGAGGAGGAGCGGGATGGGTGCCCCGCCAAAGCAGCGGAGTTGAACGCCTCAGAGACGGACCGGATCCTGCGTGACTACTTCCAGCTGGACGTGGGGCTGTCGGCCCTGTACCATGCCTGGGGGGCGGCCGACCCCCTGTTCCGCAAGGTGGCCAATGACTTCCCAG GGGTGCGGGTGCTGCGGCAGGACCCCGTCGAGTGCCTCTTCTCCTTCATCTGCACCTCCAACAACCACATTTCCCGCATCACTGCCATGATCGAACGCCTCTGCCAGGCCTTCGGCCGCCGTCTCTGCTGCCTCGGTTCCCGGCCCTTCCATGCCTTCCCATCCCTCTCGGCGCTCACAG GTGCTGATGCCGAGGCCCGGCTGCGGGCGCTGGGCTTTGGGTACCGGGCCAAGTTTGTCTGCGGGAGTGCGCGGGCTATCGCTGAGGGGCTCGGCCCcgaggggctgtgccagctccgcACCGCACCCTATGCCGAGGCCAGGAGGGTGCTGTGTGCCCTGCCTGGTGTAGGTGCCAAG GCGACTTCTTCCGGGAGCTGTGGGGCCCTCGTGCAGGCTGGGCGCAGGCA GTCCTGTTCTGTGCCGACCTCCGCAAGGGCCAGAAGCCAGCCGGCAGCCAGCATCAGGCCTGAGAgagctgaggctggggcagccaTGGGGGTGGGCTCCTCTAGGGACACCCCAGGAGGAACAGAGACTTGA
- the CAMK1 gene encoding calcium/calmodulin-dependent protein kinase type 1 isoform X1: MPLGQDGPSWKKKIEDIQRIYDFRDVLGTGAFSEVVLAEEKATRKLVAIKCIAKKALEGKETSIENEIAVLHKIKHPNIVALDDIYESGTHLYLIMQLVSGGELFDRIVEKGFYTERDASALIRQILDAVKYLHDRGIVHRDLKPENLLYYSMDEDSKIMISDFGLSKIEGCGSVMSTACGTPGYVAPEVLAQKPYSKAVDCWSIGVIAYILLCGYPPFYDENDAKLFEQILQAEYEFDSPYWDDISDSAKDFIQHLMEKDPGKRFTCEQALQHPWIAGDTALDKNIHQSVSEQIKKNFAKSKWKQAFNATAVVRHMRKLQLGTSQDVPGQTTPMSPGEPLVRGTSNGSECGRPPTSRAQRFPPD; the protein is encoded by the exons ATGCCGCTGGGGCAGGATGGGCCCAGCTGGAAGAAGAAGATCGAGGATATTCAGCGGATCTATGATTTCCGAGATGTCCTGGGCAC GGGGGCCTTCTCCGAGGTGGTCCTGGCAGAGGAGAAGGCGACACGGAAGCTCGTGGCCATCAAGTGCATTGCCAAGAAGGCACTGGAGGGAAAGGAGACCAGCATTGAGAACGAGATTGCCGTCCTCCACAA aATCAAGCACCCCAATATTGTGGCCTTGGATGACATCTACGAGAGTGGCACCCACCTCTACCTCATCATGCAGCT ggtcTCGGGGGGGGAACTCTTTGACCGCATTGTGGAGAAGGGCTTCTACACTGAGCGGGATGCCAGCGCCCTGATCCGGCAGATCCTCGACGCCGTCAAATACCTGCATGACAGGGGTATCGTCCACCGTGACCTGAAG CCCGAGAACCTGCTCTATTACAGCATGGATGAGGACTCCAAGATCATGATCAGCGACTTCGGGCTGTCAAAGATCGAGGGCTGTGGCAGTGTCATGTCCACAGCCTGCGGCACCCCTGGCTATGTGG cccctgaggTGCTAGCACAGAAGCCCTACAGCAAAGCAGTGGATTGCTGGTCCATTGGAGTCATCGCCTACATCCT GCTCTGTGGTTACCCCCCTTTCTATGATGAGAACGATGCCAAGCTCTTCGAGCAGATCCTGCAGGCTGAGTACGAGTTCGACTCACCCTACTGGGATGATATCTCAGACTCAG CTAAGGACTTTATCCAGCACCTGATGGAGAAGGACCCTGGCAAACGATTCACCTGTGAGCAagccctgcagcatccctg GattgctggggacacagccctggacaaGAACATCCACCAGTCAGTGAGTGAGCAGATCAAGAAGAATTTTGCAAAGAGCAAGTGGAAG CAAGCTTTCAACGCCACGGCGGTGGTGAGACACATGagaaagctgcagctgggaacCAGCCAGGATGTCCCTGGGCAGACAACTCCCATGAGCCCCGGCGAACCGCTGGTCAGGGGGACCAGTAATG GGTCAGAGTGTGGGCGCCCACCCACAAGCAGAGCTCAGCGTTTCCCACCAGACTGA
- the OGG1 gene encoding N-glycosylase/DNA lyase isoform X1 has translation MKLRDAPSACPSLWRWLPCPPAELRLDLVLSSGQSFRWWESSPGAWTGVLGGRVWTLRQDGDRLWYTVYGEDDEHEGEEERDGCPAKAAELNASETDRILRDYFQLDVGLSALYHAWGAADPLFRKVANDFPGVRVLRQDPVECLFSFICTSNNHISRITAMIERLCQAFGRRLCCLGSRPFHAFPSLSALTGADAEARLRALGFGYRAKFVCGSARAIAEGLGPEGLCQLRTAPYAEARRVLCALPGVGAKVADCVCLLSLDKAEAVPVDTHVWHIARQRYGVALGGKSLTPRAYQEIGDFFRELWGPRAGWAQAVLFCADLRKGQKPAGSQHQA, from the exons ATGAAGCTGCGGGACGCCCCTTCCgcctgcccatccctgtggcGCTGGTTGCCGTGCCCGCCTGCCGAGCTGCGCCTGGACCTGGTGCTCTCCTCGGGACAGAGCTTCCG GTGGTGGGAGAGCAGCCCGGGGGCGTGGACGGGTGTGCTAGGGGGCCGCGTCTGGACACTGCGGCAGGATGGGGACCGACTCTGGTACACGGTGTACGGCGAGGATGATGAGCACGAGGGGGAGGAGGAGCGGGATGGGTGCCCCGCCAAAGCAGCGGAGTTGAACGCCTCAGAGACGGACCGGATCCTGCGTGACTACTTCCAGCTGGACGTGGGGCTGTCGGCCCTGTACCATGCCTGGGGGGCGGCCGACCCCCTGTTCCGCAAGGTGGCCAATGACTTCCCAG GGGTGCGGGTGCTGCGGCAGGACCCCGTCGAGTGCCTCTTCTCCTTCATCTGCACCTCCAACAACCACATTTCCCGCATCACTGCCATGATCGAACGCCTCTGCCAGGCCTTCGGCCGCCGTCTCTGCTGCCTCGGTTCCCGGCCCTTCCATGCCTTCCCATCCCTCTCGGCGCTCACAG GTGCTGATGCCGAGGCCCGGCTGCGGGCGCTGGGCTTTGGGTACCGGGCCAAGTTTGTCTGCGGGAGTGCGCGGGCTATCGCTGAGGGGCTCGGCCCcgaggggctgtgccagctccgcACCGCACCCTATGCCGAGGCCAGGAGGGTGCTGTGTGCCCTGCCTGGTGTAGGTGCCAAG gtGGCCGACTGTGtgtgcctgctgtccctggacAAGGCAGAGGCAGTGCCTGTGGACACCCACGTATGGCACATTGCACGGCAGCGTTATGGCGTGGCATTGGGTGGCAAGAGCCTCACCCCCCGGGCCTACCAGGAGATCg GCGACTTCTTCCGGGAGCTGTGGGGCCCTCGTGCAGGCTGGGCGCAGGCA GTCCTGTTCTGTGCCGACCTCCGCAAGGGCCAGAAGCCAGCCGGCAGCCAGCATCAGGCCTGA
- the TTLL3 gene encoding tubulin monoglycylase TTLL3, translated as MSEAGRSVLSTSPCLPCGTGDVGTVGSDRAVLIGHSATTTTSRGGRCQRLLSLEQIKKAKLHVEMAIKEKKIFMVQGPYPIIRRLLRARGWVERKAPCMGRQQEQHCGDQIKNRLQTRPSHGSARQREVLLNPRGGAQPLLGTTDPLQYPWLPAEKEEDQCDEDPHGIHDLMSYLARDQLPNFIWTNFLEAVDRQLMQDNSVLNHYARVDAFTTKEGLCLSLQNLPWIEQADPNTFFPRCYRLGTRDDREAFIEDFRLTAARSLLKLALEEDGDRPVRTEQVPDSAKGDAQPGSPLYPELVEEALEVCKQHLGVLLHEDIDRNTPSPCRTCIDWDNFLQQYYRVAHEGAGLVLTRQQRKQCQNLLQSLAEKLPQLDMEGKLNVWILKPGAESQGRGIICMTRLEEMLQLAWSCTAPSVQVGRWVVQKYVERMLTIFGTKFDIRQWFVVTDWKPLTVWFYQDCYLRFCSRPFSLHHLERARHLCNVSVQKWYKTSPDQDPRVPPDKIWSNKQFQEYLAQVGQADAWHKVLVPGMKAAILNALRSARDRVHFRKGNFELYGADFVVGEDLQPWLLEINSCPTMSPSSAVTRQLCANVQRDTLCLVIDRKDNPTCSIGAFELIYKEAAVPKLLSGRVKLVVKGCSLKSLQSAQEQAQDQPPTMANTLQDLASPRAREGRVPKRAQRHFSTTVPSARKLPVSPRARATHIRKRAQRHFSTSVSSAPKLSLSPGGRSAQVPRRARHRSPTMVPSASKCSVSPGGRTTQVHQRARHRSPTMVPSASKCSVSPGGRTTQVHQRARHRSPTMVPSAPKCSVSPGGRTTPVPWRAQHRSPTMVPSASKCSVSPGGRTTQGTQPRAATKKLPPLEQQSCCPSISSDPPAPPKPRASSAGSQGLPRLGHLPEQPRMNGCPLDWVPMPPPRGTPRNSWLTQGSARSFPPAKPPQQPQSAHSTGTSCLEQMDTAASNGKQKTWDTETAPGVDSTLPVLAEPTPAASDPKEIPLLCRGTQLLPRFKMIL; from the exons ATGTCAGAGGCAGGCAGGTCAGTGCTTTCTACCTCTCCGTGCCTGCCCTGTGGGACTGGGGACGTGGGGACAGTGGGCTCAGACAGGGCTGTCCTCATAGGGCATTCAgcaaccaccaccaccagccgCGGGGGTCGCTGCCAGCGCTTGCTTAGCCTCGAGCAGATCAAGAAGGCCAAGCTGCATGTGGAGATGGCCATTAAG GAGAAGAAGATCTTCATGGTACAGGGCCCCTACCCCATCATCCGCCGCCTGCTGCGAGCCCGGGGCTGGGTGGAGAGGAAGGCGCCCTGcatgggcaggcagcaggagcagcactgtggtgACCAAATCAAGAACCGGCTGCAGACAAGGCCAAGTCATGGTAGTGCTAGGCAGAGGGAAGTGCTGCTGAACCCACGAGGTGGGGCACAGCCTCTTCTGGGGACCACAGACCCCCTGCAATACCCGTGGCTACCTgctgagaaggaggaagatCAGTGTGATGAGGACCCACACGGCATCCATGACCTCATG TCCTACCTGGCACGGGACCAGTTGCCAAACTTCATCTGGACCAACTTCCTTGAGGCTGTTGACCGTCAGCTGATGCAGGACAACAGCGTGCTGAACCACTATGCCCGGGTGGATGCGTTCACCACCAAG GAGGGGCTGTGCCTCAGCCTACAAAACCTGCCGTGGATTGAGCAAGCTGACCCCAACACTTTCTTCCCCCGGTGCTACCGGCTGGGGACCAGAGATGATCGAGAAGCTTTCATTG AGGATTTCCGCCTGACAGCAGCACGCAGTCTGCTCAAACTGGCCCTGGAGGAGGATGGGGACAGGCCAGTGAGGACTGAGCAGGTCCCAGACTCTGCCAAGGGGGACG cacagccaggctccccCCTGTACCCTGAGTTGGTGGAGGAAGCCCTGGAGGTCTGTAAGCAGCACCTGGGCGTTCTGCTGCATGAGGACATCGACAGGAACACCCCGTCCCCCTGCAGGACATGCATCGACTGGGACAACTTCCTGCAGCAATACTACCGTGTGGCACA TGagggggcagggctggtgctgacCAGGCAGCAGCGGAAGCAGTGCCAGaacctgctgcagagcctggcagagaaGTTGCCCCAGCTTGACATGGAGGGCAAGCTCAACGTCTGGATCCTCAAGCCTGGGGCTGAATCCCAAGGCAGGG GCATCATCTGCATGACGCGGCTtgaggagatgctgcagctggcatGGAGCTGCACAGCACCCTCAGTGCAGGTGGGCAGATGGGTGGTGCAGAAGTACGTGGAGCGGATGTTGACCATTTTTGGCACCAAATTCGATATCCGGCAATGGTTTGTTGTGACTGACTGGAAGCCACTGACCGTCTGGTTCTACCAAGACTGCTACCTGCGCTTCTGCTCCCGGCCCTTCTCCCTGCATCACCTGGAGCG tgccaggCACCTCTGCAACGTCTCCGTCCAGAAGTGGTACAAGACGTCACCAGACCAGGACCCCCGTGTGCCCCCTGACAAGATCTGGTCAAACAAGCAGTTCCAGGAATacctggcacaggtggggcAGGCGGATGCTTGGCACAAGGTGCTGGTGCCTGGCATGAAGGCGGCGATCCTGAATGCTCTGCGCAGCGCCCGGGACCGGGTGCACTTCCGCAAGGGCAACTTCGAGCTCTATGGGGCCGACTTTGTTGTTGGGGAGgacctccagccctggctgctggagatCAACTCCTGCCCCACCATGAGCCCCTCCTCAGCAGTGACCCGACAGCTCTGTGCCAATGTCCAGCGGGACACGCTGTGCCTCGTGATCGACCGCAAGGACAACCCCACCTGTTCCATTGGAGCGTTTGAGCTCATCTACAAGGAG gcagctgtgcccaAGCTTCTGTCAGGACGTGTGAAGCTGGTGGTCAAAGGCTGTTCCCTGAAGAGCCTCCAGTCAGCACAAGAGCAAGCCCAGGACCAGCCCCCCACCATGGCCAATACTCTCCAGGACCTTGCGTCCCCAAGGGCCAGAGAGGGCCGCGTACCCAAGCGAGCACAGCGCCATTTCTCCACCACTGTGCCCAGTGCCCGCaagctccctgtgtccccaagggccagAGCCACCCATATACGCAAGCGAGCACAACGGCATTTCTCCACCTCTGTGTCCAGTGCCCCCaagctctccctgtccccagggggcAGAAGTGCCCAGGTGCCCCGGAGAGCACGGCATCGATCTCCTACCATGGTGCCCAGTGCCTCCAagtgctctgtgtccccagggggcAGAACCACCCAGGTGCACCAGAGAGCACGGCATCGATCTCCTACCATGGTGCCCAGTGCCTCCAagtgctctgtgtccccagggggcAGAACCACCCAGGTGCACCAGAGAGCACGGCATCGATCTCCTACCATGGTGCCCAGTGCCCCCAagtgctctgtgtccccaggaggcAGAACCACCCCGGTGCCCTGGAGAGCACAGCATCGATCTCCTACCATGGTGCCCAGTGCCTCCAagtgctctgtgtccccagggggcAGAACCACCCAGGGtacccagcccagagcagcaacAAAGAAGCTGCCTCCTCTGGAgcaacagagctgctgcccttccaTCAGCTCTGACCCCCCAGCACCACCAAAGCCTCGGgcctcctctgctgggagccagggacTGCCACGGCTGGGTCACCTGCCTGAACAGCCCCGGATGAATGGCTGCCCCCTGGATTGGGTGCCAATGCCACCACCCCGAGGAACCCCCAGAAACTCCTGGCTAACCCAAGGTTCTGCAcgctccttccctcctgccaaACCCCCGCAACAACCTCAGtctgcacacagcactgggacCTCGTGCCTGGAGCAGATGGACACAGCAGCTTCCAATGGGAAGCAGAAGACTTGGGACACTGAGACAGCCCCAGGAGTGGACAGCACCCTGCCTGTCCTTGCTGAGCCAACACCAGCTGCCTCTGACCCCAAAGAGATCCCACTGCTGTGTCGGGGTACCCAGCTCCTCCCGCGCTttaaaatgattctgtga
- the CAMK1 gene encoding calcium/calmodulin-dependent protein kinase type 1 isoform X2 codes for MPLGQDGPSWKKKIEDIQRIYDFRDVLGTGAFSEVVLAEEKATRKLVAIKCIAKKALEGKETSIENEIAVLHKIKHPNIVALDDIYESGTHLYLIMVSGGELFDRIVEKGFYTERDASALIRQILDAVKYLHDRGIVHRDLKPENLLYYSMDEDSKIMISDFGLSKIEGCGSVMSTACGTPGYVAPEVLAQKPYSKAVDCWSIGVIAYILLCGYPPFYDENDAKLFEQILQAEYEFDSPYWDDISDSAKDFIQHLMEKDPGKRFTCEQALQHPWIAGDTALDKNIHQSVSEQIKKNFAKSKWKQAFNATAVVRHMRKLQLGTSQDVPGQTTPMSPGEPLVRGTSNGSECGRPPTSRAQRFPPD; via the exons ATGCCGCTGGGGCAGGATGGGCCCAGCTGGAAGAAGAAGATCGAGGATATTCAGCGGATCTATGATTTCCGAGATGTCCTGGGCAC GGGGGCCTTCTCCGAGGTGGTCCTGGCAGAGGAGAAGGCGACACGGAAGCTCGTGGCCATCAAGTGCATTGCCAAGAAGGCACTGGAGGGAAAGGAGACCAGCATTGAGAACGAGATTGCCGTCCTCCACAA aATCAAGCACCCCAATATTGTGGCCTTGGATGACATCTACGAGAGTGGCACCCACCTCTACCTCATCAT ggtcTCGGGGGGGGAACTCTTTGACCGCATTGTGGAGAAGGGCTTCTACACTGAGCGGGATGCCAGCGCCCTGATCCGGCAGATCCTCGACGCCGTCAAATACCTGCATGACAGGGGTATCGTCCACCGTGACCTGAAG CCCGAGAACCTGCTCTATTACAGCATGGATGAGGACTCCAAGATCATGATCAGCGACTTCGGGCTGTCAAAGATCGAGGGCTGTGGCAGTGTCATGTCCACAGCCTGCGGCACCCCTGGCTATGTGG cccctgaggTGCTAGCACAGAAGCCCTACAGCAAAGCAGTGGATTGCTGGTCCATTGGAGTCATCGCCTACATCCT GCTCTGTGGTTACCCCCCTTTCTATGATGAGAACGATGCCAAGCTCTTCGAGCAGATCCTGCAGGCTGAGTACGAGTTCGACTCACCCTACTGGGATGATATCTCAGACTCAG CTAAGGACTTTATCCAGCACCTGATGGAGAAGGACCCTGGCAAACGATTCACCTGTGAGCAagccctgcagcatccctg GattgctggggacacagccctggacaaGAACATCCACCAGTCAGTGAGTGAGCAGATCAAGAAGAATTTTGCAAAGAGCAAGTGGAAG CAAGCTTTCAACGCCACGGCGGTGGTGAGACACATGagaaagctgcagctgggaacCAGCCAGGATGTCCCTGGGCAGACAACTCCCATGAGCCCCGGCGAACCGCTGGTCAGGGGGACCAGTAATG GGTCAGAGTGTGGGCGCCCACCCACAAGCAGAGCTCAGCGTTTCCCACCAGACTGA
- the TADA3 gene encoding transcriptional adapter 3 — protein sequence MSELKDCPLQFHDFKSVDHVKVCPRYTAVLARSEDDGIGIEELDTLQLELETLLSSASRRLRVLEAETQILTDWQDKKGDRRFLKLSKDHDVGTSVKHGKPKKQKLEGKGGHGTGPGPGRPKSKNLQPKIQEYEFQDDPIDVPRIPKNDAPNRFWASVEPYCADLTNEEVRVLEELLKPPEDEAEHYKIPPLGKHYSQRWAQEDLLEEQKDGARAAAAADKKKGVLGPLTELDTKDVDALLKKSEAQHEQPEDGCPFGPLTQRLLQALVEENIISPVEDSPIPEITGKDSGADGAGTSPRSQNKPFSVPHTKSLEGRIKEELVAQGLLESEDRPAEDSEDEVLAELRKRQAELKALSAHNRTKKHELLRLAKEELHRQELRQRVRMADNEVMDAFRKIMAARQKKRTPTKKEKDQAWKTLKERESILKLLDG from the exons ATGAGCGAGCTGAAGGACTGCCCACTGCAGTTCCATGACTTCAAGTCGGTGGACCACGTGAAAGTGTGCCCCCGCTACACGGCCGTGCTGGCCCGCTCGGAGGACGATGGCATCGGCATCGAGGAGCTGGACAcgctgcagctggagctggagacgCTGCTGTCCTCTGCCAGTCGCCGCCTTCGAGTCCTGGAGGCTGAGACACAG ATCCTGACAGACTGGCAGGATAAGAAGGGTGACCGGCGTTTCCTGAAGCTGAGCAAGGACCACGATGTGGGCACCTCTGTAAAACATGGGAAGCCCAAGAAGCAGAAGCTGGAGGGCAAAGGGGGCCATGGGACTGGGCCTGGGCCAGGCCGGCCCAAGTCTAAGAACCTGCAGCCCAAAATCCAGGAATATGAGTTCCAGGATGATCCCATTGATGTGCCCCGCATCCCCAAAAATGATGCTCCAAACAG GTTCTGGGCATCGGTGGAGCCGTACTGTGCCGATCTCACCAACGAGGAGGTCAGagtcctggaggagctgctcaaGCCGCCAGAGGACGAGGCTGAGCATTACAAG ATTCCACCACTGGGGAAGCATTACTCCCAGCGCTGGGCACAAGAGGACCTGCTTGAGGAGCAGAAGGATGGAGcccgggctgcagctgctgctgacaagAAGAAAGGTGTCCTGGGGCCGCTGACTGAGCTGGACACTAAAG ATGTCGATGCCCTCCTGAAGAAGTCAGAAGCCCAGCATGAGCAGCCAGAGGATGGATGTCCCTTTGGTCCACTGACACAGCGTCTCCTGCAGGCCCTTGTGGAG GAGAATATCATCTCCCCTGTTGAGGACTCCCCCATCCCTGAGATCACTGGCAAGGACTCGGGAGCTGACGGTGCTGGCACATCTCCCCGCAGCCAGAACAAGCCCTTCAG TGTCCCCCACACCAAGTCACTGGAGGGGCGGATcaaggaggagctggtggcCCAGGGCCTGCTGGAGTCAGAGGACCGTCCGGCTGAGGACTCGGAGGACGAGGTGCTGGCTGAGTTACGcaagaggcaggcagagctgaaggCACTCAGCGCACACAACCGCACCAAGAAGCACGAGCTGCTGAG gctgGCCAAGGAGGAGCTGCACCGACAGGAGCTGCGGCAGCGTGTCCGCATGGCTGACAACGAGGTGATGGATGCATTCCGCAAGATCATGGCTGCCCGGCAGAAGAAGCGCACACCCACCAAAAAGGAGAAGGACCAGGCCTGGAAGACCCTGAAAGAGCGGGAGAGCATCCTCAAGCTGCTGGATGGGTAG
- the RPUSD3 gene encoding mitochondrial mRNA pseudouridine synthase RPUSD3 gives MAGTGSAAAAAARALARPGPGARAAGWRRLLGPKETLKLLEGSVVHREGALLALSKPPGLPILGRPGDLSLDALLPALRRRLGLTAELHVVKAPAREYSGLVLLSSCYHTTKKLQQFFTNARWRGQYPATYRAITVGVPAEVEGEISTGLCWQQQGDRAMVVPVPAPGRRSLARKDVKSTLTRYRVLSAMGGCALLQLQPRTAFPEQLQVHLTLLLCPALGDHKHSSCVGRVLGVPFFLTPNAAPTHTQVLDEELLSRLGLSPRQLHHLPLHIHLQELVLPEGPLCAPPPPYFLHTLRCLGLPEHSEP, from the exons ATGGCGGGCACCGGGagcgccgctgccgccgccgcgcgCGCGCTGGCGCGCCCGGGACCGGGAGCGCGTGCCGCGGG GTGGAGGCGGCTGCTGGGCCCCAAGGAGACGCTGAAGCTGTTGGAGGGCTCCGTGGTGCACCGGGAAG gagctctgctggcactgagcaAGCCCCCTGGCCTCCCCATTCTGG GGCGTCCTGGGGACCTGAGCCTGGATGCGCTGCTTCCGGCACTGCGACGACGCCTGGgcctcactgctgagctccacGTGGTGAAGGCTCCTGCCAG GGAGTATTCTGGCCTTGTACTCCTGTCCAGCTGCTACCACACCACTAAGAAGCTCCAACAGTTCTTCACCAATGCGCGTTGGAGAGGCCAGTACCCTGCCACATATCG TGCCATCACCGTGGGAGTCCCAGCAGAGGTAGAGGGTGAAATCTCcacggggctgtgctggcagcagcagggggacAGAGCCATG gtggtgccagtcccagccccaggacgCCGCAGCCTGGCCAGGAAGGATGTGAAGAGCACCCTGACACGCTACCGGGTGCTGAGTGCCATGGGGGGCTGtgccctcctccagctccagcccaggacGG ccttcccagaACAGCTCCAGGTGCACCTGACGCTGCTGCTGTGCCCGGCCCTGGGTGACCATAAGCACTCCTCCTGCGTGGGCAGGGTGCTGGGAGTGCCCTTCTTTCTGACCCCCAATGCTGCCCCAACCCACACACAG GTACTGGATGAGGAGTTGCTGTCTCGGCTGGGGCTTTCTCCACGGCAGCTCCATCACCTCCCACTGCACATCCACCTGCAGGAGCTAGTGCTGCCTGAGGgccccctctgtgcccccccaCCACCCTACTTCCTGCACACTCTGCGCTGTCTGGGGCTGCCTGAGCACTCGGAGCCCTAG
- the JAGN1 gene encoding protein jagunal homolog 1 gives MASRGGPRAAGTDGSDFQHRERVASHYQMSVTLKSEIKKLIYTHVVIWLLLLAQMVVGHLKLLPHDQVAMPYQWEYPYLLSILPSLLGLLSFPRNNISYLVLSMISTGLFSIAPLIYGAMEMFPMAQQLYRHGKAYRFIFGFSAVSVMYLVVVVAAQVHGWQLYYSKKLLDSWFTSTQEKKKK, from the exons ATGGCCTCCCGCGGGGGTCCCCGCGCCGCCGGCACCGACGGCAGCGACTTCCAGCACCGGGAGCGCGTGGCCTCGCACTACCAGATGAG CGTGACGCTCAAGTCGGAGATCAAGAAGCTGATCTACACGCATGTGGTcatctggctgctgctcctggcccagaTGGTCGTGGGGCACCTCAAGCTGCTGCCCCACGACCAGGTGGCCATGCCCTACCAGTGGGAGTATCCCTACCTGCTCAGCATTCTGCCCTCCCTCCTGGGCCTCCTGTCCTTCCCCCGCAACAACATCAGCTACCTGGTGCTCTCCATGATCAGCACCGGCCTCTTCTCCATAGCTCCCCTCATCTACGGGGCCATGGAGATGTTCcccatggcacagcagctgtACCGCCACGGCAAAGCTTACCGCTTCATCTTCGGCTTCTCGGCCGTCTCTGTCATGTacctggtggtggtggtggctgcGCAGGTGCATGGCTGGCAACTCTACTACAGCAAGAAGCTGCTGGACTCCTGGTTCACTAGCAcgcaggagaagaagaagaaatga